A genome region from Frankineae bacterium MT45 includes the following:
- a CDS encoding phosphate ABC transporter ATP-binding protein, PhoT family, whose amino-acid sequence MSAAIETGGQPVPSFDAQAGNGSSWETAPIAAVPAGERAGQRAGVLAGRPPGTIDAREISAWFGERKVLDRVSLLMPAGQVTALIGPSGCGKSTFLRILNRMHELVPSAGLAGEVLFDGEDIYSPQRRLTEARKLIGMVFQKPNPFPAMSIYDNAVAGLKLTGTKVSRSEKDALVEESLTRAGLWREVRDRLGQPGGALSGGQQQRLCIARSLAVRPRVLLMDEPCSALDPTSTRVIEQTITELAASVTIVIVTHNMQQAARVSDQCAFFLAEHATPGVIVEHGRTSEVFDSPTDPRTAAYVNGHFG is encoded by the coding sequence GTGAGCGCAGCAATCGAGACCGGTGGCCAGCCGGTACCCAGCTTCGATGCCCAAGCGGGCAACGGGAGTTCCTGGGAGACGGCGCCGATCGCGGCCGTTCCGGCGGGGGAGCGAGCGGGGCAGCGAGCCGGGGTGCTGGCCGGACGGCCGCCGGGGACGATTGACGCCCGTGAGATTTCGGCGTGGTTCGGTGAGCGCAAGGTGCTGGACCGGGTCAGCCTGCTGATGCCGGCCGGGCAGGTCACCGCATTGATCGGCCCATCCGGCTGTGGCAAGTCGACTTTCCTGCGCATTCTCAACCGAATGCATGAGCTCGTGCCGAGCGCCGGGCTGGCCGGTGAGGTGCTCTTCGACGGCGAGGACATCTACTCCCCGCAGCGACGTCTGACCGAGGCCCGCAAGCTGATCGGCATGGTCTTCCAGAAGCCGAACCCCTTTCCGGCCATGAGCATCTACGACAACGCCGTAGCCGGCCTCAAACTCACCGGCACCAAGGTGAGCCGGTCGGAGAAGGACGCTCTGGTCGAGGAGTCGCTGACCCGGGCCGGGCTCTGGCGCGAGGTCCGCGACCGGCTGGGTCAGCCCGGAGGCGCTCTCTCCGGAGGCCAGCAGCAGCGGCTCTGCATCGCCCGCTCGCTCGCCGTCCGGCCGCGGGTGCTGCTGATGGATGAGCCGTGTTCTGCGCTGGATCCGACCTCGACCCGGGTCATCGAGCAGACGATCACCGAACTGGCCGCCAGCGTGACCATCGTGATCGTGACTCACAACATGCAGCAAGCAGCGCGAGTCTCTGATCAGTGTGCCTTCTTCCTCGCCGAGCACGCCACACCGGGCGTGATCGTCGAGCACGGTCGAACGTCAGAGGTCTTCGACTCCCCGACCGACCCGCGCACCGCCGCCTACGTGAACGGCCACTTCGGCTAG
- a CDS encoding Ig-like domain (group 3), which translates to MRILIYTLANAKNHYEVHRKRTTQMPIKFRPTAVAGLAVAALATAGLVAVAAPANAAGVTPGWQTPGNTDPNEVGSISLFDASGNQILGGSINDTPIAAYAVGSTAPRAGDTTATLYAFTPKAGVAPGSFGGDPLSSSTSYPVAGAPASISTTLPVVSGTSDDNSLAGYIAGRQNTDTSTTDGYGNLYELRLRTNKSQASSPAAYDAVDIEVTGSTWQVVYPAPSVTATTTLLTASPASASQGDAVTLTATVSPSVSGTVQFKDGTTALGAPVALVGSVATLPTSFATVGNHALSAVFTPAANAAVGASTGTLSFNIAHSAAVATTTGLAISGPTAAYSADTLSATVTPSSAAGSVQFLDGSSVLGSAVVSAGSATLAYNLFGQGSHSLTAVFTPADAASFTGSTSPAVPYTADAPAGAAPALSDVKAEVAAGSLSISSPYTVTNPIDLGQLALDSTDTYLEASKPFGTSTDPIQVTDTRAGNLPWTATVQSTDFSSSTGSINGENLGLTALTPVATAGNALPGAAGNVKTFDNAAALGVSTTDTGSLGLKGSPHTFATATNGTGTIGFTGTLSLVAPSNTAAGNYIAHLTFTVG; encoded by the coding sequence TTGCGGATCCTCATCTACACACTCGCAAACGCCAAAAACCACTACGAAGTGCATAGGAAAAGGACAACTCAGATGCCCATCAAGTTTAGACCAACAGCGGTCGCCGGGCTTGCCGTGGCGGCTCTCGCCACCGCTGGCCTGGTCGCCGTAGCCGCGCCGGCCAATGCCGCCGGCGTTACGCCGGGCTGGCAGACGCCCGGCAACACCGACCCGAATGAAGTCGGCTCGATCAGTCTCTTCGACGCCAGTGGAAACCAGATCCTCGGCGGCAGCATCAACGACACTCCGATCGCTGCCTACGCGGTGGGCTCGACGGCTCCTCGCGCCGGTGACACGACGGCCACCCTGTACGCCTTCACGCCGAAGGCCGGGGTCGCGCCTGGGTCGTTCGGTGGCGACCCGCTGAGCAGCTCGACGAGCTACCCGGTGGCCGGGGCACCGGCCTCGATCAGCACGACTCTGCCGGTCGTCTCTGGAACGTCGGACGACAACTCGCTGGCCGGCTACATCGCAGGTCGTCAGAACACCGACACCAGCACCACCGACGGCTACGGCAACCTGTACGAACTTCGGCTGCGGACCAACAAGTCGCAGGCCAGCTCACCGGCGGCCTACGACGCGGTCGACATCGAGGTGACCGGATCGACCTGGCAGGTCGTCTACCCGGCGCCGAGCGTCACCGCGACGACGACGCTGCTCACCGCATCGCCGGCCTCGGCCAGCCAGGGCGACGCCGTGACGCTGACCGCCACGGTCTCACCGAGCGTCAGCGGAACTGTCCAGTTCAAGGACGGCACCACCGCTCTCGGTGCTCCGGTGGCCCTGGTCGGCAGCGTCGCGACCCTGCCGACGAGCTTCGCCACGGTCGGCAACCACGCCCTCAGCGCGGTCTTCACGCCGGCGGCCAATGCCGCGGTCGGCGCCTCGACCGGCACCTTGAGTTTCAACATCGCCCACTCGGCGGCCGTCGCGACAACCACCGGGTTGGCCATCTCCGGCCCGACCGCCGCGTACAGCGCGGACACCCTCAGCGCCACGGTCACCCCGTCCTCGGCCGCCGGTTCGGTGCAGTTCCTGGATGGCAGCAGCGTGCTCGGAAGCGCCGTCGTTTCGGCGGGTTCGGCCACACTGGCGTACAACCTGTTCGGCCAGGGAAGCCACAGCCTCACCGCGGTCTTCACGCCGGCGGATGCCGCCTCCTTCACCGGCTCGACGTCACCCGCGGTTCCCTACACCGCTGACGCTCCGGCCGGCGCCGCTCCGGCGCTGTCGGACGTCAAGGCTGAGGTTGCCGCCGGATCTCTGTCCATCAGCAGCCCGTACACGGTGACCAACCCGATCGATCTCGGCCAGCTCGCATTGGACTCCACTGACACCTACCTGGAGGCCAGTAAGCCGTTCGGCACCAGTACCGACCCGATTCAGGTCACCGACACCCGGGCCGGAAACCTGCCCTGGACGGCCACCGTCCAGAGCACGGACTTCAGCTCGAGCACCGGGAGCATCAACGGCGAGAACCTGGGTCTCACCGCGCTGACGCCGGTCGCCACCGCCGGTAACGCCCTTCCGGGGGCGGCCGGGAACGTCAAGACCTTCGACAACGCCGCCGCACTTGGCGTGTCGACGACCGACACCGGATCGCTGGGGCTGAAGGGTTCGCCGCACACCTTCGCCACGGCGACGAACGGCACCGGAACCATCGGCTTTACCGGCACTCTCTCGCTTGTCGCGCCGAGCAACACAGCGGCTGGCAACTACATCGCCCACCTGACCTTCACGGTTGGCTAA
- a CDS encoding Sortase family protein: MAARSLIVLAVIAAWAIVYLLFFSHFEESRAQHGLYARFRTELASGDAPLAQPIPGGAPIATLSATSAGIDGLVVVEGTTSAILKDAPGHLPSSVLPGQVGTTVIYGKSVTYGAPFHDINHLRPGAVIVATTGQGTFRYRVDGIRHAGDPAPAAVAGASRLTLETAAGSGFLGSFMPHSVVYVDAVLSGDPVVRTAVATLGPNESAMAIDDSLVSLFELVLALQLVIVLLLATVWVRAKWHFPQVWLAAVPAIAAAAWLAGGVSANLLPNLF; this comes from the coding sequence GTGGCGGCGCGATCGCTGATCGTGCTCGCGGTGATCGCGGCCTGGGCGATCGTCTACCTGCTGTTCTTCAGCCACTTTGAAGAATCGCGTGCGCAGCACGGTCTCTACGCCCGGTTCCGCACCGAACTGGCCAGTGGGGATGCGCCTCTCGCGCAGCCCATCCCCGGCGGCGCGCCCATCGCCACGCTGAGCGCGACTTCAGCGGGTATTGACGGCCTGGTCGTGGTGGAGGGAACGACCTCGGCGATCCTGAAGGACGCCCCCGGGCACCTCCCATCCAGTGTGCTGCCCGGGCAGGTGGGAACGACCGTGATCTACGGGAAGTCGGTCACCTACGGCGCGCCGTTTCACGACATCAATCATCTGCGCCCGGGGGCGGTCATCGTTGCCACAACCGGTCAGGGGACCTTCCGCTACCGGGTGGACGGGATCCGTCACGCCGGTGATCCCGCCCCGGCCGCGGTGGCCGGGGCTTCCCGGCTCACCCTGGAGACGGCGGCCGGATCGGGATTCCTCGGTTCTTTCATGCCGCATTCGGTGGTCTACGTCGACGCCGTCCTCTCGGGTGATCCGGTTGTGCGGACGGCAGTGGCGACGCTGGGGCCGAACGAGTCGGCGATGGCGATCGACGACTCGCTGGTGTCGCTCTTCGAACTCGTCCTGGCGCTCCAGCTGGTAATCGTGCTGCTGTTGGCGACGGTCTGGGTGCGTGCCAAATGGCATTTCCCGCAGGTGTGGCTGGCGGCCGTTCCGGCGATCGCCGCGGCCGCCTGGCTGGCCGGTGGAGTGTCGGCGAATCTGCTCCCGAATCTATTCTGA
- a CDS encoding ABC-type phosphate transport system, substrate-binding protein: MKRHKHAVALLSVGLLLTAAVNPAVAAAAPGHGEIEVTGSSWAAAAVGQWVVDVHSQGIQADFTPSGSAQGRKDFANDANDMAISDIPFQGKDPTTHEPDTANGRQLAYLPIAAGGTAFPYHIKVGNQMVRNLRLSPITLAKIFTNKITNWNDPAVTADNNNHALPSLPIIPVVHSEGAGTTAMFTEYLAKVDGSDWAPCNGGVDAETEYFPLNCGKSHGPQKAQSGSDGVMNFLTNPNANGSIGVEEYSYALALNYPVAKLLNKAGYYTLPTQYNVAVALTKAVFDLNANDQNYLTADLSNVYVNTDPRTYPLSSYVYSILPIANGPNETPPGSDPRMTSEKKQSNADFLNYAICQGQKEIGPIGYSSLPINLVQAGFAQIAKLHQADAAVDVAHLDASNCGNPTFDRHDLSKNLLAVEAPQPPACDKQGAGPCDAGVGSYNGSPAGAAAANKAAAAQKANVSSDAATAGGGAAAAGGAARPAAAASASQGADALAFNDSGLVATSNSEPIAVPQTLSTDDQAGIGVILIILAVVLFVLVLIGPALYARRLAIRSSGDAS; encoded by the coding sequence ATGAAGAGGCACAAGCATGCAGTCGCGCTGCTATCGGTTGGACTGCTGCTGACGGCGGCGGTCAATCCGGCGGTGGCCGCCGCCGCCCCCGGGCACGGTGAGATCGAAGTGACCGGCTCGAGTTGGGCGGCCGCGGCGGTCGGGCAGTGGGTCGTCGACGTGCATTCGCAAGGCATCCAGGCGGACTTCACGCCCTCGGGGTCAGCTCAGGGGCGCAAGGATTTCGCCAATGATGCAAACGACATGGCGATCTCCGACATCCCGTTCCAAGGCAAGGACCCGACAACTCACGAACCGGATACGGCAAATGGGCGGCAGCTGGCCTACCTTCCCATCGCAGCCGGCGGGACGGCGTTTCCGTACCACATCAAGGTTGGAAACCAGATGGTGCGCAATCTTCGCTTGTCACCCATCACGCTGGCCAAGATCTTCACCAACAAGATCACGAACTGGAACGACCCGGCTGTCACGGCCGACAACAACAATCACGCGCTCCCCTCGCTGCCGATCATCCCGGTCGTGCACTCCGAGGGGGCGGGCACCACGGCCATGTTCACCGAGTACCTGGCGAAGGTGGACGGCAGCGACTGGGCCCCCTGCAATGGTGGGGTTGACGCCGAGACGGAGTACTTCCCTTTGAATTGCGGGAAGTCGCACGGTCCGCAGAAGGCGCAGTCGGGCTCGGACGGTGTGATGAACTTCCTCACCAACCCGAATGCGAACGGCTCGATCGGCGTCGAGGAGTACTCCTACGCATTGGCCCTGAACTACCCGGTGGCCAAGTTGCTCAACAAGGCTGGTTACTACACCCTTCCGACGCAGTACAACGTGGCTGTCGCGTTGACGAAGGCGGTCTTTGACCTGAATGCCAACGATCAGAACTACCTCACTGCTGATCTCAGCAACGTCTACGTCAACACGGATCCGCGTACGTATCCGCTCTCTTCCTATGTGTATTCGATTCTGCCGATCGCGAATGGACCCAACGAGACTCCGCCCGGCAGCGACCCGCGCATGACGAGCGAGAAGAAGCAGTCGAACGCCGACTTCCTGAACTATGCGATCTGTCAGGGGCAGAAGGAGATCGGCCCTATTGGCTACTCCTCGCTGCCGATCAACCTGGTGCAGGCCGGCTTCGCTCAGATCGCCAAGCTTCATCAAGCCGACGCGGCGGTCGATGTCGCCCACCTGGATGCCTCGAACTGTGGAAACCCCACCTTCGACCGTCATGATCTGAGCAAGAACCTGCTTGCCGTCGAGGCACCCCAACCGCCGGCCTGTGACAAGCAGGGCGCGGGGCCGTGCGATGCCGGGGTCGGTTCCTACAACGGCAGTCCGGCCGGTGCCGCTGCGGCCAACAAGGCAGCAGCTGCACAGAAGGCGAACGTGAGTAGTGATGCTGCGACCGCGGGTGGTGGTGCTGCCGCCGCAGGTGGAGCGGCAAGACCCGCGGCCGCCGCCTCGGCGAGTCAAGGCGCAGACGCTCTTGCCTTCAATGACTCGGGCCTGGTCGCTACGTCCAATTCAGAACCGATCGCCGTACCGCAGACACTCTCCACTGACGATCAGGCTGGGATCGGGGTCATCTTGATCATCCTGGCCGTTGTGCTCTTCGTGCTGGTCCTCATCGGGCCGGCTCTCTACGCGCGTCGGCTCGCCATCCGGTCATCGGGGGATGCGTCGTGA
- a CDS encoding phosphate ABC transporter membrane protein 2, PhoT family yields MTDVLATPTVTAAAQPQPVVPPRPSLPAQRRRALSSRTPEDRLTLVGAAVGSLGFVWLLYERLLPFSGRFGFVMAWFVLFVVFYAGLTAMSAPRAVVLDRVASTVVIAAPVVVGLALASMLVFTFFKGWKAFHHRNFFTQTMATTRPTDSLSDGGIVHAIVGTLIEVGIAVAIALPLGIATAVFLSEVGGPLARWVKTVVEAMTALPSIVAGLFIYTVLLVDLHVPRSGIAAAIALAVMGLPIMARSADVVLRVVPGGLREASYALGATRWQTVWRVVLPSARPGLATALILSIARMVGETSPVLLTSGASNVLNTNPLNHPMNSLPLFIYTSVRSGETQDIARGFGAAAVLLALVITLFTLARLAARPRKVR; encoded by the coding sequence ATGACCGACGTACTGGCCACACCCACAGTGACGGCGGCCGCGCAGCCGCAACCGGTTGTACCGCCACGCCCTTCACTGCCGGCTCAGCGGCGCCGAGCACTCTCCTCGCGTACGCCGGAGGATCGACTGACGCTCGTCGGAGCCGCCGTCGGTTCGCTGGGTTTTGTGTGGCTGCTCTACGAGAGGCTGCTGCCCTTCTCCGGGCGCTTTGGCTTTGTGATGGCCTGGTTCGTGCTCTTCGTGGTCTTCTACGCCGGCCTCACCGCGATGTCGGCACCACGGGCCGTCGTCCTCGACCGGGTGGCGTCGACCGTTGTGATCGCGGCGCCGGTGGTGGTCGGTCTCGCGTTGGCGTCAATGCTGGTATTCACCTTCTTCAAAGGATGGAAGGCCTTTCATCATCGGAACTTCTTCACCCAGACGATGGCCACAACCCGCCCGACCGATTCGTTGAGCGATGGCGGGATCGTCCACGCGATCGTCGGAACACTCATCGAGGTCGGTATCGCGGTGGCGATCGCACTGCCGCTGGGTATCGCGACCGCCGTCTTCCTCTCCGAGGTGGGGGGACCGTTGGCTCGTTGGGTGAAGACCGTGGTCGAGGCCATGACGGCGCTGCCGTCCATCGTCGCCGGGCTCTTCATCTACACCGTGCTGCTGGTTGATCTGCACGTGCCCCGGAGCGGTATCGCCGCCGCGATAGCGCTCGCCGTGATGGGCCTGCCGATTATGGCCCGCTCAGCCGACGTGGTCCTGCGTGTGGTGCCGGGCGGTCTCCGGGAAGCGTCTTACGCCCTGGGTGCGACCCGGTGGCAGACGGTATGGCGGGTCGTACTCCCGTCGGCTCGCCCCGGGTTGGCGACCGCCTTGATCCTCAGCATCGCGCGGATGGTCGGAGAGACATCGCCGGTGCTGCTCACTTCCGGGGCGTCGAACGTCCTGAACACCAACCCGTTGAACCATCCGATGAACTCGCTGCCGCTGTTCATCTACACGTCCGTGCGATCGGGGGAGACCCAGGACATCGCGCGTGGCTTCGGCGCCGCGGCGGTGCTGCTCGCCCTGGTGATCACCCTATTCACGCTGGCCCGCCTGGCGGCCCGCCCGCGAAAGGTTCGTTGA
- a CDS encoding phosphate ABC transporter membrane protein 1, PhoT family: MTTTDLPQLDPAVGDGPVGGALRADGTADAPRSIQARLAVSDRFFVHGSQAVGAFVLVIISSIAIFLGSQSYPTLHHYGLHFFTETRWLPNRDVLGIGSVLFGTLQVALFALVMSFPLALLTALFISDWAPPRLRDRLIRLVDLMAAVPSIIYGLWGLALIQPHATHIALWLSKYFGWTGIFRVHTDVNYPVWSSSPGFPSFEGSVFIASIAVCLMVFPMATSVMREVFSQAPVGEKEAAIALGATRWAMVRTVVIPFGRSGIIGGTMLALGRALGETISVVLIISQTFEFKFRPLESGTSTIASLIAEGYKEATPSQLSALLSAGFVLFLITLGVNTLAAMIVARGRSGAVTEL, translated from the coding sequence GTGACTACCACCGACTTGCCGCAACTCGACCCGGCCGTCGGTGATGGGCCGGTCGGCGGGGCGCTGCGGGCCGACGGAACGGCCGATGCCCCGCGCTCCATCCAGGCTCGCCTCGCCGTGTCCGACCGCTTCTTCGTCCATGGCTCGCAGGCCGTCGGTGCCTTCGTCCTGGTCATCATCTCCTCGATCGCTATCTTTCTCGGGTCGCAGTCCTATCCGACCCTGCACCACTACGGCCTGCATTTCTTTACCGAGACCCGCTGGCTGCCCAACCGCGATGTGCTGGGAATTGGGTCCGTGCTCTTCGGCACGCTGCAGGTGGCGCTCTTCGCCCTGGTGATGTCGTTTCCACTGGCGCTGTTGACGGCCTTGTTTATCAGCGACTGGGCTCCGCCGCGCCTGCGTGATCGGCTGATCCGCCTGGTCGACCTGATGGCCGCGGTCCCCAGCATCATCTACGGACTCTGGGGCCTCGCGCTGATTCAGCCGCACGCCACCCACATCGCGCTCTGGCTGAGTAAGTACTTCGGCTGGACGGGCATCTTCCGGGTTCACACCGACGTCAACTATCCGGTCTGGAGTTCCAGTCCTGGATTCCCGAGCTTCGAGGGGTCAGTATTCATTGCGAGCATCGCCGTCTGCTTGATGGTGTTTCCGATGGCGACATCGGTGATGCGGGAGGTCTTCTCGCAGGCGCCGGTCGGCGAGAAGGAGGCGGCGATCGCGCTCGGCGCGACTCGCTGGGCAATGGTTCGCACCGTAGTGATCCCGTTCGGGCGTAGCGGAATCATCGGCGGCACGATGCTGGCCCTGGGGCGTGCGCTCGGCGAGACCATCTCGGTCGTCCTCATCATCTCGCAGACCTTCGAGTTCAAGTTCCGGCCATTGGAGTCGGGGACGAGCACGATCGCATCCCTGATCGCCGAAGGCTACAAGGAGGCGACGCCCTCACAGCTTTCAGCACTGCTGAGTGCTGGGTTCGTTCTCTTTCTCATCACCCTGGGCGTCAACACACTCGCTGCGATGATCGTGGCGCGCGGCCGATCCGGAGCAGTGACCGAACTATGA
- a CDS encoding RNA polymerase, sigma subunit, ECF family — MSTADAAITRAHQLEWARVVASLARRFGDLDIAEEATAEAFATAVERWPADGVPPNPGAWLTTTANRKAIDRIRREGKREGKQQEAHMLLIDKDVPAGQTIEDERLRLIFTCCHPALAIEARVALTLRLIGGLTVPEIARAFLVADATIGQRITRAKAKIKAARIPYRVPSAEDLPQRLTGVLAVLFLVYNEGYLATGADADPVRLDLTGEAIRLTRLLHTLLPDDGEVAGLLALMLLTEARHPARISASGELITLADQDRRRWDVALVAEGHELVRERLRTGMPPGRYQILAAINAVHTSAPDIAATDWSQIVALYDQLLRVDPSPIVALNRAVAIAELDGPEVALAAVDRLDGRLAEYHAFHATRADLLRRLGRSESSRAAYDRAIELAGNTAERAYLTHRRDDLE; from the coding sequence GTGAGCACGGCCGATGCCGCGATCACCCGGGCTCACCAGCTGGAGTGGGCCCGGGTGGTGGCCTCGCTGGCCCGGCGCTTCGGTGACCTGGACATCGCCGAGGAGGCGACGGCCGAGGCCTTCGCGACCGCCGTGGAACGGTGGCCGGCCGACGGTGTGCCGCCCAACCCCGGGGCGTGGCTCACCACCACCGCCAACCGCAAGGCGATCGACCGGATCCGGCGGGAGGGAAAGCGCGAGGGCAAACAGCAGGAGGCCCATATGTTGTTGATCGACAAGGACGTGCCCGCAGGCCAGACGATCGAGGATGAGCGACTGCGTCTCATCTTCACCTGCTGCCACCCGGCGCTGGCGATCGAGGCCCGCGTGGCACTGACGCTCCGCCTCATCGGCGGCCTCACGGTGCCCGAGATCGCCCGGGCGTTCCTGGTCGCCGATGCCACCATCGGGCAGCGGATCACCCGGGCCAAGGCCAAGATCAAGGCGGCGCGCATTCCGTACCGGGTGCCGTCGGCCGAGGACCTTCCGCAGCGGCTCACCGGCGTGCTGGCCGTGCTCTTTCTCGTGTACAACGAGGGGTATCTGGCGACCGGGGCCGACGCCGATCCGGTGCGCCTGGACCTGACCGGTGAGGCGATCCGGCTCACCCGACTGCTCCATACCCTGCTGCCCGACGACGGTGAGGTGGCCGGGCTGCTCGCGCTGATGCTGCTGACCGAGGCCCGCCACCCGGCCCGGATCTCGGCTAGTGGCGAGCTGATCACCCTCGCCGATCAGGACCGTCGCCGCTGGGATGTGGCCCTGGTGGCCGAGGGGCACGAGCTGGTCCGCGAGCGGCTGCGCACCGGGATGCCGCCTGGCCGCTACCAGATCCTGGCTGCGATCAATGCGGTGCACACCTCCGCGCCCGACATCGCCGCCACCGACTGGTCGCAGATCGTGGCCCTCTATGACCAGCTCCTGCGCGTCGACCCGTCACCGATCGTCGCCCTCAACCGGGCCGTCGCCATCGCGGAGCTGGACGGGCCGGAGGTGGCTCTCGCCGCGGTTGATCGCCTGGACGGACGGCTGGCTGAGTACCACGCCTTCCACGCGACCAGGGCCGACCTGCTCCGCCGTCTGGGGCGCAGTGAGTCCTCGCGGGCCGCGTACGACCGGGCCATCGAACTGGCCGGCAACACGGCCGAGCGGGCCTACCTGACGCACCGCCGCGACGACCTGGAGTAA
- a CDS encoding YCII-related domain-containing protein, translating to MQYLVSVIDDGTGPDTQTEQDAIDVFNDRLKSEGHWVFAGGLGSPEAATLVDNRAAEAVLTDGPFVETKEYLAGFWIIEAEDLDVVLKLAVDGSKACNRKIEVRPFL from the coding sequence ATGCAGTACCTGGTTTCCGTAATCGACGACGGCACCGGCCCGGACACCCAGACCGAGCAGGACGCCATCGACGTCTTCAATGACCGGCTCAAGTCCGAGGGCCACTGGGTCTTCGCCGGTGGCCTCGGGTCGCCCGAGGCCGCCACCCTCGTCGACAACCGGGCTGCGGAGGCCGTCCTCACCGACGGCCCGTTCGTGGAGACGAAGGAGTATCTCGCCGGCTTCTGGATCATCGAAGCCGAGGACCTCGACGTCGTCCTCAAGCTCGCGGTCGACGGTTCGAAGGCCTGCAACCGGAAGATCGAGGTACGGCCGTTTCTGTGA
- a CDS encoding Flavin-dependent oxidoreductase, luciferase family (includes alkanesulfonate monooxygenase SsuD and methylene tetrahydromethanopterin reductase): MPDPSAPLRKLGFLTIGLFNRDDPAAGHESTLSIIELGERLGFDSAWLRHRHLQYGISSPIAVLAAATQRTTRIELGTAVIPLGWENPLRLAEDLATVDILSGGRVNPGISVGPPMRWADVRSALYPDTAEAEDFSYARVERLLRFVRGEAASDFRGTEGIEEFSERVEPHSPGLARRIWYGGASLRSAEWAGQQGLNFLTSSVVRAEESEDFAAIQLSHVRTFRDHHPDGAAARVSQGLVVIPTDGASAEQRARYEAYVQSRTPRTRSPQGPARMMFALDLVGSSDEIAERLYANPAFREIDEVAFALPFSFEHDDYVQILTDIATKLGPALGWQPASGQG; the protein is encoded by the coding sequence GTGCCCGATCCCTCTGCTCCGCTGCGCAAGCTCGGCTTTCTCACCATCGGCCTCTTCAACCGGGATGACCCAGCGGCCGGGCACGAGTCCACGTTGTCGATCATCGAACTCGGCGAACGGCTAGGTTTCGACAGTGCCTGGCTGCGCCACCGGCACCTGCAGTACGGCATCTCCTCGCCCATCGCGGTGCTGGCCGCGGCTACCCAGCGCACCACCCGGATCGAGCTGGGCACCGCCGTCATCCCGCTGGGTTGGGAGAATCCCCTGCGATTGGCGGAGGATCTCGCCACCGTCGACATTCTCTCCGGCGGTCGGGTGAACCCGGGCATCAGCGTCGGGCCACCGATGCGCTGGGCGGACGTCCGCTCCGCGCTCTACCCGGACACCGCCGAGGCCGAGGATTTCAGCTATGCCCGAGTTGAGCGGCTGCTGCGCTTCGTCCGCGGCGAGGCGGCCAGCGACTTCCGCGGCACCGAGGGCATCGAGGAGTTCTCCGAGCGGGTCGAGCCGCACTCACCCGGCCTGGCCCGGCGAATCTGGTACGGCGGGGCCAGCCTGCGATCCGCCGAGTGGGCCGGCCAGCAGGGGCTGAACTTCCTCACCAGCAGCGTGGTGCGGGCCGAGGAGTCCGAGGACTTCGCCGCGATCCAGCTCTCCCATGTACGGACGTTTCGCGATCATCACCCCGACGGCGCGGCCGCCCGAGTGTCGCAGGGGCTGGTCGTCATCCCGACCGACGGGGCGAGCGCCGAGCAGCGGGCGCGGTACGAGGCGTACGTGCAGTCGCGGACGCCCCGCACCCGCTCTCCGCAGGGGCCGGCCCGGATGATGTTCGCCCTCGACCTCGTCGGCTCCTCGGATGAGATCGCCGAGCGCCTCTACGCCAATCCGGCCTTCCGCGAGATCGATGAGGTCGCCTTCGCGCTGCCGTTCAGCTTCGAGCACGATGACTATGTACAGATCCTCACCGACATCGCGACGAAGCTCGGACCGGCGCTGGGATGGCAGCCGGCCTCGGGGCAGGGCTAG